From one candidate division WOR-3 bacterium genomic stretch:
- a CDS encoding Rid family detoxifying hydrolase — translation MKSVVNTDKAPAAIGPYSQAIKANGFLFTAGQIAISPATGDIISGGVAEQTKQVLDNLKAVIEAAGANMSAVVKTTVYLIKTEDFIPMNEAYAQYFSDEPPARTTTFVASLPRNVTVEIDAIVQL, via the coding sequence ATGAAAAGTGTAGTCAATACCGACAAGGCTCCAGCAGCCATCGGACCGTACTCGCAGGCAATAAAGGCAAACGGCTTTTTATTTACGGCAGGGCAGATAGCCATCAGCCCGGCCACTGGCGACATAATTAGCGGAGGCGTCGCCGAACAGACAAAGCAGGTTCTGGATAACCTGAAGGCAGTGATCGAAGCCGCCGGTGCAAACATGTCCGCAGTCGTTAAGACGACCGTGTACCTGATAAAAACCGAGGATTTTATCCCTATGAATGAGGCATATGCGCAGTACTTCAGCGATGAACCTCCTGCACGTACTACGACTTTTGTTGCTTCATTACCCAGGAATGTAACGGTGGAAATCGATGCCATCGTTCAATTATAA
- the rnc gene encoding ribonuclease III, whose product MPSFNYKTIEKKLRVSFRKKALLKLALTHSSFQGNAAKKSAKSNETLEFLGDAVLELIVREYLHKKFPELAEGKLNEIKIKYTNTDSLHRIGKELSIGEFLLMDKGEELTGGRERPSNIAGALEALIGAIYLDSGLARARAFVQKHILKKDFSGLLDYKSMLNRWAMKNQCSIGYRVAKSHGPPHRKVFHVDLYIDKKRISRGSGDSKKKAQQAAAKKFFEEQLERKK is encoded by the coding sequence ATGCCATCGTTCAATTATAAAACAATCGAGAAGAAGCTAAGGGTTAGCTTCCGAAAGAAAGCACTGCTTAAACTTGCCCTCACACACTCGTCCTTTCAAGGAAACGCGGCGAAGAAATCCGCCAAATCGAACGAAACGCTCGAATTCCTTGGAGATGCGGTGCTGGAACTGATCGTGCGCGAATACCTGCACAAGAAATTCCCTGAATTGGCCGAGGGCAAATTGAATGAGATAAAGATAAAGTATACTAACACTGATTCACTCCACCGTATCGGTAAGGAATTAAGTATTGGCGAATTCCTTCTGATGGACAAGGGCGAAGAACTCACCGGAGGCCGAGAGCGGCCCTCGAATATCGCCGGTGCTCTGGAAGCACTCATCGGCGCCATCTACCTTGACAGCGGCCTGGCCCGTGCACGGGCTTTCGTGCAAAAACATATCCTCAAGAAGGATTTTTCAGGATTGCTCGATTACAAATCCATGCTCAATAGATGGGCCATGAAGAATCAGTGCAGTATCGGATACCGGGTGGCAAAATCTCATGGGCCACCACACCGTAAGGTATTCCATGTCGATCTTTACATCGACAAGAAACGTATTAGCCGCGGTTCGGGTGATTCAAAAAAGAAAGCCCAACAAGCGGCCGCAAAGAAATTCTTCGAAGAGCAGTTAGAGCGGAAGAAATAA
- a CDS encoding PEP-utilizing enzyme, with translation MYTENRNTTKNRRVIGTKAYNLFRLASMFRVPEFCVISTRAYREYKASGKISPLLRAEIENALVHSLRRGRVAVRSSCTAEDLAGISFAGMYSTLLNVEDPRHGMRAVVEVWESAGSPRVSEYSKQMDVPAGDMAVIIQHQLDPEVSGVMVTQSPFSINEVLIECCEGLGDKLVSGKIMPTRYRIRNKRMIQKRGKDILSQKQVSELIKVGKKIEGFFAAPQDVEWAFQKGRLFILQSRPVFVQVPAPGKKGTVWCNANVRETIPDPISPMGWSIFDSSFFPAIMIDVFSFPISEDTYRKFRPVEMLSGRLYWNMNNTLAYGKVIGPLLDFMGGDNAVDPQMAVAFRSVDINSLPEILPKPKMFAFTITALIRLLYYLTLAFVRYGWMRNKIALANEGIDAYYRDFEPSEELKVMTEKTSDWEKLILNRFARKYFGGILLGSFYLALLGVLLSVRLGKRGETLARRSIIGIIDKTGEMAISINRLATMAKHKLGIVSMARLKRLYRKDPEFRQNIGNFMIDFGHRGPAEFDIASVNWREDYSMLFKVIATAKDSAQYFVRRDDVIKEIIKNSRPYERFVLKAIIPRLEAFIPLRENGKHYYLKTTAKTKDQLLLSGQQLTDKGYMRKPRDIFFLTLRDLERIAAARMTKREVRTTVEERKRQWREYADAEVPDIIYENGMRVMTRVKKSNILTGESLSSGRVKARARIIRDFSKINRLKQGEILVTHHADPGWTPLFTVASGLVIEVGGVICHAAMVARELGIPAISITGATSLITDGSTIELNADEGRVVMH, from the coding sequence ATGTACACAGAAAATAGGAATACGACGAAGAACCGTCGCGTGATCGGTACGAAAGCATACAATCTGTTTCGGCTTGCCAGCATGTTCAGGGTGCCCGAATTTTGCGTTATCTCCACTCGAGCATATAGAGAGTATAAAGCCAGTGGGAAAATTTCACCATTGCTCAGGGCGGAGATAGAAAACGCTCTGGTTCATTCTTTAAGGAGGGGCAGGGTTGCGGTTCGTTCATCCTGCACTGCTGAGGACCTTGCCGGCATTTCATTCGCTGGTATGTATTCGACCTTGCTCAATGTTGAGGATCCCCGCCATGGTATGCGGGCGGTCGTTGAGGTATGGGAATCGGCGGGTTCGCCGCGTGTGTCGGAATACAGCAAGCAGATGGACGTTCCTGCGGGTGATATGGCCGTGATCATCCAGCACCAGCTTGACCCCGAAGTGAGCGGTGTCATGGTGACCCAGAGTCCATTCTCTATCAATGAAGTGCTGATAGAATGCTGTGAGGGTCTCGGTGATAAACTGGTCAGTGGCAAGATCATGCCCACCCGGTACCGGATAAGGAATAAGAGGATGATCCAAAAGAGAGGGAAGGATATTCTATCGCAGAAACAGGTGTCCGAATTGATAAAGGTCGGTAAGAAGATCGAAGGTTTCTTCGCGGCACCGCAGGACGTAGAATGGGCATTTCAAAAAGGCAGACTCTTTATCCTTCAATCGCGGCCCGTGTTCGTTCAGGTGCCCGCTCCCGGGAAGAAAGGAACCGTGTGGTGCAACGCAAATGTGAGAGAGACGATTCCTGACCCGATTTCGCCCATGGGCTGGTCAATATTCGATTCATCCTTCTTCCCGGCTATCATGATCGACGTTTTTAGTTTTCCGATAAGTGAAGATACATACCGTAAATTCCGTCCTGTGGAAATGCTGTCGGGAAGATTATATTGGAACATGAATAACACCCTTGCTTATGGAAAAGTGATCGGTCCGCTCCTCGATTTTATGGGTGGTGATAATGCCGTAGACCCGCAGATGGCCGTTGCATTTAGATCGGTAGACATCAACAGCCTGCCCGAGATTCTCCCCAAACCGAAGATGTTCGCCTTTACTATTACTGCCCTCATTCGCCTCCTCTACTACCTCACGCTTGCTTTTGTCAGATATGGCTGGATGCGCAACAAAATAGCCCTCGCGAACGAAGGGATCGATGCTTACTACAGAGATTTTGAGCCGAGTGAAGAATTGAAGGTCATGACCGAAAAGACATCGGACTGGGAAAAGCTGATATTAAACAGATTCGCAAGGAAATACTTCGGGGGGATCTTGCTGGGTAGTTTTTACCTGGCATTGCTCGGTGTTTTGCTGAGCGTGAGGCTTGGGAAAAGAGGAGAGACATTAGCCCGCAGGTCGATAATTGGCATCATCGACAAGACAGGTGAAATGGCAATTAGCATAAATCGGCTGGCGACAATGGCTAAACATAAATTAGGTATCGTCAGCATGGCGCGTCTCAAAAGACTCTATCGTAAGGATCCCGAATTCCGGCAAAACATAGGGAATTTTATGATTGATTTTGGCCATCGCGGTCCGGCTGAGTTTGATATCGCCAGTGTCAACTGGCGTGAGGACTATTCCATGCTGTTCAAGGTTATCGCGACGGCAAAGGACAGCGCTCAATATTTTGTCCGGCGTGACGATGTTATCAAAGAAATAATCAAGAACTCGAGGCCATACGAACGTTTCGTGCTCAAGGCGATAATACCGCGCCTCGAAGCGTTCATCCCCCTGCGGGAAAATGGAAAGCACTACTACTTGAAGACAACCGCTAAGACGAAAGATCAATTGTTGTTGAGCGGACAACAATTGACTGACAAAGGATACATGAGGAAACCGCGTGATATTTTCTTTCTGACCCTGCGTGATCTGGAGCGTATTGCAGCCGCCCGAATGACAAAGCGCGAAGTTCGGACCACGGTCGAAGAGCGCAAGAGACAGTGGCGCGAATATGCAGATGCTGAAGTGCCCGATATCATCTACGAGAATGGTATGCGGGTTATGACGAGAGTTAAGAAATCAAATATTTTGACGGGGGAATCGCTGAGTTCTGGCCGGGTCAAGGCTCGGGCGCGCATCATCAGGGATTTTTCAAAGATCAACAGACTTAAGCAGGGTGAGATATTGGTCACCCATCACGCCGACCCGGGATGGACGCCACTATTCACCGTCGCATCCGGTTTGGTGATCGAAGTTGGCGGGGTCATTTGTCATGCAGCGATGGTCGCACGTGAACTCGGCATACCGGCAATATCGATCACCGGCGCAACATCACTCATTACTGATGGTTCAACCATTGAGTTGAATGCGGATGAGGGCAGAGTCGTCATGCACTGA